A single genomic interval of Camelina sativa cultivar DH55 chromosome 11, Cs, whole genome shotgun sequence harbors:
- the LOC104729010 gene encoding pumilio homolog 18-like: MAVAGDTFSMSTLFDALPYPNGISGSVPPPGFAPRASATHLHAAMFNLMTCCDGMSSFKEMIATLDKTELHRMASSLTSDSDYFMAIVTNKHGSRRVQKLLGKSDDADALFCAAILRRFLHITTDKYASYVTIRAMVVFDEDMKKAMYEKVLYYALDLARDQHGCIALNDIITDADDPYYRDQILDLVAYNALCLSNDASGNFVVQRVLALKDLRTMHNIAVSLCGHCIDLSFKKYGSYIVEKLLEVDHESMVVVVVELLECDGDRLMRLARNEYGNFVVCNALKSTKMSRIDLFWCLVQKLMPFIHLLRRSHGSNIANILESLKLRY, from the coding sequence ATGGCAGTCGCTGGTGATACCTTTTCAATGTCGACCTTGTTCGATGCTTTACCATACCCTAATGGAATCTCCGGTTCCGTTCCTCCTCCGGGGTTCGCCCCACGCGCCTCCGCCACTCACTTGCACGCAGCGATGTTCAACCTAATGACTTGCTGCGACGGTATGTCCTCCTTTAAAGAGATGATCGCAACGTTAGACAAAACAGAGCTTCATAGGATGGCTTCTTCGCTGACGTCAGACTCCGACTACTTCATGGCGATCGTCACAAACAAGCACGGCTCGAGACGCGTGCAGAAGCTCCTCGGCAAATCAGATGACGCTGACGCGCTCTTCTGCGCCGCTATCTTGCGCCGCTTCCTCCACATCACGACCGACAAATACGCATCCTACGTGACGATACGAGCCATGGTCGTTTTTGATGAGGACATGAAGAAGGCAATGTACGAGAAGGTTCTCTACTACGCTCTCGACCTAGCGCGTGACCAACACGGCTGCATCGCCCTCAACGATATCATAACCGATGCCGATGATCCTTACTACAGAGATCAGATACTAGACTTGGTCGCATACAACGCTCTCTGCCTAAGCAACGACGCTTCAGGGAACTTTGTGGTCCAACGTGTGCTTGCATTGAAAGACTTGCGTACCATGCACAACATCGCGGTTAGTCTCTGTGGCCATTGCATTGACCTCTCGTTTAAGAAGTATGGAAGCTACATCGTGgagaagcttctggaggtggATCATGAGTCGATGGTAGTGGTGGTTGTGGAGCTTTTGGAGTGCGATGGAGACAGGTTGATGAGGCTGGCGAGGAATGAGTATGGGAATTTCGTGGTGTGCAACGCACTGAAATCGACGAAGATGTCTAGGATTGATCTGTTTTGGTGTTTGGTGCAGAAGCTCATGCCTTTTATCCATCTCTTGCGTAGATCTCACGGAAGCAACATTGCAAACATCTTGGAATCGCTTAAGCTTCGTTACTGA